The stretch of DNA CGGTGGTGACGCTGTTCATCGCGCTCCTCATCCTGGTCGCGACCTGGGGGCTGCTGAGGCGGTCCGTGGACCTCGCGCTCCAGGCGGTGCCGGAGCACATCGACATGGAGCGCGTCCGGGCGCGCCTGCGCGAGCTCCCGGGGGTGAGCGAGGTCCACGACCTCCATGTCTGGGCGATGAGCACCACCGAGGCCGCGCTCACGGCGCACCTCATCGCGCGCGAGCCCCAGGTGGAGTCCACCGCCATGAGCGCGTTGAGGGCCCGGCTGCGCGACGAGTGCGGCATCGCCCACATCACGCTCCAGATGGAGACAAGTCCGTGCGGGAACTGCGGGCCCACCGAGGCTCGACCGGACGCCCTCGGCGGAGCTCACGCGGCACATGCGCATTGAGGTGCCGTCGCCCGCGCCGCGCCTCAGGAGGCGTCCGTGCCGAGCAGCGCCGCGAGGAACAAGGCGTAGGTCAGCTCGGCCACGGGGCGCTTCTCCCGGCGGGCCTGTGTGCGCAGCGCCTTGGGGAGGGAGCAGGGCCGAGCGTTCTCGCCGTCCCGCAGCTGCACGTAGCCGCGCTCCGAGTAGCCGTGGACCAGCCACCCGCGCGCGACGAGGGCCTGGGACAGGTCGTCGGTGAGCTGGTGGTGGATGGCGCGGGCCAGCGGCTGACGCCCGAAGATGTCGTTCGTCCAGCCCCCCTCTTCCTCCCGCCAGCCCCGGGAGCGGAGGTAGTTGGCCTTGCGTGCCAGGGAGAGGCCTCCCACGTGACGTTCGAGTTTCATCGGAGGGAAGCGGCGTCGAGCGCCGCACGGGTCCTCATACGCCATTCGACGGGTACGTCACAGTCCCGTCGACGGGCGCGGAACGGGCTCGACTCGGCGCAGGCGGGTGGACAGTGTCTCGCGGACGAACGGGCAAGGCCGGCCGTTCTCTCGAGGTCCTTCCCACGCCGGCCGCGAGGGAGTCGTCATGAAGTACACGCATCTGGGGCGTTCGGGCCTGTCGGTCAGCCGCATCTGCCTGGGGACGATGAACTTCGGCTGGACGACCGAGGAGCCCGCGGCCCACGCCATCATGGACGCGGCGCTCGACAAGGGCATCAACTTCTTCGACACGGCGAACGTGTATGGCTTTGGGGAGAACAAGGGCCGCACGGAGCAGATCATCGGCGACTGGTTCGCCAAGGGCGGTCGTCGTCGCGAGCGCACCGTGCTCGCCACGAAGGTCTATGGGCCCATGGGGGATTGGCCGAACGAGGGCAAGCTGTCCGCGCTCAACATCCGCCGCGCGCTCGACGCCAGCTTGAAGCGACTGAAGACCGACTATGTCGACGTCTACCAGTTCCACCACGTGGACCGGGACACGCCCTGGGAGGAGATCTGGCAGGCGATGGAGGTCGCGGTGGGCCAGGGCAAGGTCCTCTACGTGGGCAGCAGCAACTTCGCGGGCTGGCACATCGCCCAGGCGCAGGCCGCCGCCTCGGCGCGACACTTCACGGGGCTCGTCAGCGAGCAATCCCTCTACAACCTGATGGCGAGGACCGTGGAGCTGGAGGTCCTCCCCGCCGCGCGACACTACGGCCTGGGCATCCTGCCCTGGTCGCCGCTCCAGGGAGGGCTGCTGGGTGGCGTCTTGCGCAAGGAGCGCGAAGGCAAGCGCCGGCTGGAAGGGCGCGCGCAGGCAGCCCTCCAGAAGCACCGCGAGCGCATCGAGCAGTACGAGAACCTCGCCGGTGAGCTGGGACATGAGCCGGGCGATGTGGCGCTCGCGTGGCTCCTCCACCAGCCAGCCGTCACCGCGCCCATCGTCGGGCCCCGCACCGGCGAACAACTGGACGCGGCGGTGCACGCCCTCGACGTGACGCTCGACGAGAAGACCCTGGCGCGGCTGGATGACATCTTCCCGGGCCACAAGCCCGCGCCCGAGGATTACGCCTGGTAGGGCGCCTGCCGGACGGGACTCACACGTCGAACTTGAAGGTCGTCTCCACGGCGGACGCCCGCTTCCCGAAACGCTCGCAGAACGCCTGGAGGTTCGTGTAGCCCCCCATCGGCAACACCTCACGGAACTCGAGGTGCACGACGAGGCAGAACAGGCTCACCTCGACGAAGCTCAGGTCGCGCGCCGGAAGGGCCTCGAGGGCCGCTGGCGCGTGCTCCTCCAACCAGGACAGCATCCCCGTCAGGCTCTTGCGCAGCTTGGCGTGGTGGGCGCTCTCCTCGCCACCTCCGCCCACCCGCCCCATCACCAGCGACACCTCCGTCGCCATGGCCTGCGAGGTGATCTCCTGCAGGTTGGCGAGCACCGGCAGGTCATGCGCCTCGGGCCACACCACGCGCGACGCACGATCCGACCGGCGCCACAGCTCCCGACAGATGTTGAGGGCCCCGAACCAGGAGCCCTCGGATGTTCGCAGGACGGGGATGCGCAGCGCGGGATTGCCTCCGTAGTCTTCCGGTGACGCGGACATGAGGTCCTTCACCACCTGGAAGTCGTACGGGACGCGCAGCTCGGCGGCGAAGATGCGAGCGATGCGCGTGAAGTGAGAACTCGAACGCCCCACCAGGATGGGGCGTGTCGGGGATTCGAGGGGAGCAGCCATCCAGGAGACCTCCGTGCGGCGAAGTTCGGGAATGGAACGTAAGGACTTCGCGTGGGGTGAACAAGGCACAGATGGGCCCGCGTCGGAGCCGTCCAGTCAGGCCGAGGGAGGCGCACCGCGGCGCGAGGTGTCGACGACCGGGAGCGCCTCGCCGATTGAGGCGTGTCACCCCCGGTCCGGGACTCGGCGTTGCACGCCGCGCTTTACCGTCTCCAGGAACCGCCGCCCCGTGGGCGACAACGGCCCTCTCCAAGCGAAGGCGAAGGGAAGCCTCGGCGCCTCGGGCCGCAAGGGGCGATAGGAGACGCCTGGGCGAGGCAACCGCGCCAGCCCCCGGGTGACCAGCCCCATGCCGACGCCCGCCGAGACGAGGCCCACGAGCGAGGTCATGGGGGTGACCTCCTGGACGATGCGTGGACTGAAGCCCTGGGCGAGGAAGAGCGCGATGATGCGGTCGAAGATGCTGGGGCCAATGCTCCTGGGCGCGATGAGGATGGGCTCATCTCTCAGGTCCCGCACGGGGATGACCTTGCGCCGCGCGAGCGGATGCGCGGAGGGCAAGGCCAGCACGAGCGGCTCGTCGACGAGCGGGACCGCCTCCAGCCCCGAGGTGTGGAGCGGTGGATGAAGAATCGCCACGTCCACCGCTCCCGAGACGAGCGCCGCTTCGAGCGCCGGTGAGTTCATTTCGGACAGCTCGATCTCCACCGACGGGAATCGCTCCCGGAACTCGCGAACGCAGTGCGGCACCAGGTCGTACATGGCCAGCACCGTGAACCCGACGCGCAGCCCTCCCGCCTCTCCACGCGCCGCCCGCTGAGCCTGGAGCTTCCCCTCCTCGATGTTCGCGCACGCCGCGCGAGCGTGCGGAAGCAGGGCCTGCCCCGCGGGCGTCAAGGCGACGTGGCGACGATCCCGCTCGAACAAGCTCACGCCGAGCTCTACCTCCAACCCTCGAATACGAGCGCTCAAGGCGGGCTGCGTCAGGTGCAAGCCCTGCGCGGCTCGTCGGAAGTTCAGCGTCTGGGCGACGGCGATGAAACAGGCGAGGGAGCGGTCATCCATGGCGGTGATAGCGTTTCTTTATCACAGCGCGGCGCCTTTCGATTGGACGCGACGCAGTGAAGTGTCGACCCTGTGTGCCCTCGACATCCAAGGCGGATGCAGGATTCGCCCATGGAGCCCGCCATGCACTCAGTCGGCGTCGTTCTCATGCTGTTGCTTGCCACGCCCCAGCCCGGAGGTCCCCACATCGACGCGAAACGGATTGTCACCCTCTCGGATGGAGACTTCCTCGGCCAGAGCTATGCGACGGGACGTCTTTCTCCCGGCGGGCCGGACTACCGTGATCTGCTGACCGTGATGGCCCCTGGGAGGGAGCCGGTGGGTCGCACCACGCTGGAGGTGAGCAACTCGGTGACCTCCGCTCCGGAGGTCCTGGAGGTGTCTCCAGACGGCAAGTGGGCCTACGTGGTGGAGCGGCTCGGGCCGCGCCCCGCTGGGGCGACGTGGGTGCGCGAGCTTCCCCTCGGACGGCGGCTCTTCGCGGTGGAGCTGCCCGAAGAGGGAGCGCCTCGGCTCGCGGATACGGTCGACGTCGGGCTGGCGCCCGAAGCGCTGGCGGTCAGCCCTGACGGTCAATGGGTCGCCGTCGTGTCGAACTCCGACGAGGACTGCCTCCTCACGCTCGTCCGCCGCCAGCGAGCAGGCCTGGGGCTCGTCTCTCGCTTCCCACTTCGCGAACTCGGCATCGTTGGAAACGGTCAAGGACCCAGAGGCGGACTCACGGCCACGCAGGTGCAATGGCATCCTTCCGGCCGCTATCTCGCGGTGAACCTGAACACGTGGAACCGCGTGGTGTTCCTCGAGGTGATTCCGACCTCGCGAGGCTCGCCGCGCGTCCGCCCATGGGGACTACCCGTCGAGACGGGTGTCGACCCATTCGTGGGCCGCTTCACGCCCGACGGCGGCTACTACATCACCGCGGATTGGGGACGAAACCTGACGGCGCCGACCCTGGAGGAACGCATTCCCCGTAGACCCTCGTCCCTCAGCGTCATCCGGCTCGACCGGAGCCGTGCCTCCACGCCAAGGCACCAGCGTGTCGGTGGCGCACTGACGGACGAGTCCTCCGAGGGGCTGGCCATCAGCCCGGACGGTCGCCTCGTGGCCACCGTGAACATGCGCGGCACGCCCTTCCTGCCCGATAGCCCGCGGTTCGTCCGCGAGGCCACCGTCACGCTCCTCGCGTTCGACGCGAGGACCGGAACGCTGAGGAAGCTGTCGGACCACCCTTTCGAAGGAGTGCTGCCCGAAGGCGCCACCTTCGACGCCTCGGGCCGGCACCTGCTGGTGACCGTCTTCCAATCCCACGAAGGAGGGCCCGCAGGTGGAGCCCTGGAGGTCTTCCGTGTGCAACCAGGGAATCAGGCTCGACTCCATCACGTGGGTCGCATCCCGATGCCACATGGCGTTCACCATGTGCGGATTTCGCACTGAGGCGTCCTCGCATTCCAGCAACGCTTGGGTCACCACCCTGCGACGACGACACCACCTCCCCGCCTTCGCGACTCTCCAATTATTTCCAGCTATTCCGCTAAAAGCCGGAAGCGCACTTCGACGCACGCGAGCTTCCTTCATGGGGCTCGGTCCGGACCAAGGGAACGGGAGAAGTCATGAAGCGTTTGACGTGGACAATGACCGCCACGCGATGGTTGTTCATGGGCTGGCTCACAGGCACGGATTCACGGCCACGGTGGCCGTGTGCAATCAAGGCACGCTGCCTGCCT from Myxococcus stipitatus encodes:
- a CDS encoding aldo/keto reductase, with the translated sequence MKYTHLGRSGLSVSRICLGTMNFGWTTEEPAAHAIMDAALDKGINFFDTANVYGFGENKGRTEQIIGDWFAKGGRRRERTVLATKVYGPMGDWPNEGKLSALNIRRALDASLKRLKTDYVDVYQFHHVDRDTPWEEIWQAMEVAVGQGKVLYVGSSNFAGWHIAQAQAAASARHFTGLVSEQSLYNLMARTVELEVLPAARHYGLGILPWSPLQGGLLGGVLRKEREGKRRLEGRAQAALQKHRERIEQYENLAGELGHEPGDVALAWLLHQPAVTAPIVGPRTGEQLDAAVHALDVTLDEKTLARLDDIFPGHKPAPEDYAW
- a CDS encoding glutathione S-transferase domain-containing protein, whose translation is MAAPLESPTRPILVGRSSSHFTRIARIFAAELRVPYDFQVVKDLMSASPEDYGGNPALRIPVLRTSEGSWFGALNICRELWRRSDRASRVVWPEAHDLPVLANLQEITSQAMATEVSLVMGRVGGGGEESAHHAKLRKSLTGMLSWLEEHAPAALEALPARDLSFVEVSLFCLVVHLEFREVLPMGGYTNLQAFCERFGKRASAVETTFKFDV
- a CDS encoding LysR family transcriptional regulator, which codes for MDDRSLACFIAVAQTLNFRRAAQGLHLTQPALSARIRGLEVELGVSLFERDRRHVALTPAGQALLPHARAACANIEEGKLQAQRAARGEAGGLRVGFTVLAMYDLVPHCVREFRERFPSVEIELSEMNSPALEAALVSGAVDVAILHPPLHTSGLEAVPLVDEPLVLALPSAHPLARRKVIPVRDLRDEPILIAPRSIGPSIFDRIIALFLAQGFSPRIVQEVTPMTSLVGLVSAGVGMGLVTRGLARLPRPGVSYRPLRPEAPRLPFAFAWRGPLSPTGRRFLETVKRGVQRRVPDRG
- a CDS encoding lactonase family protein encodes the protein MELPEEGAPRLADTVDVGLAPEALAVSPDGQWVAVVSNSDEDCLLTLVRRQRAGLGLVSRFPLRELGIVGNGQGPRGGLTATQVQWHPSGRYLAVNLNTWNRVVFLEVIPTSRGSPRVRPWGLPVETGVDPFVGRFTPDGGYYITADWGRNLTAPTLEERIPRRPSSLSVIRLDRSRASTPRHQRVGGALTDESSEGLAISPDGRLVATVNMRGTPFLPDSPRFVREATVTLLAFDARTGTLRKLSDHPFEGVLPEGATFDASGRHLLVTVFQSHEGGPAGGALEVFRVQPGNQARLHHVGRIPMPHGVHHVRISH